Below is a window of Clavibacter michiganensis subsp. tessellarius DNA.
CGGACTCCGCCACCTCGAGCGTCACACGGAGGTCGTCGGGGCTCGGCTCGAACAGCGTGTCGCCGAGGACCACGTCCTGGGGGCGGTGCTCCGGCGGCAGATCCGTGACGAGCAGCTCGTCGAGGCGGTCGAGGCGGAAGGTGCGGACGGCGCCGCGCGCCAGATCCCAGCCACGCAGGTACCAGTCCTGGTCGACCGACTCGAGGCGCAGCGGATCCACCACCCGGCGCTCCGTGCCGCCCCGGGGGCTGCGGTAGTCGAACTCGACGCGGCGCTCGTCGGCGATCGCGCGGCGGAGGTCCTCGCGCGTGCGGTCCCCCGCTCCCGCGGCGACGGCCACCTGGCTGGGGCTCGCCGAGGAGCCGCGCGCCAGCTTCGCCATGAGCTGTCCGACGAGGTCGAGGTCGCTCGCGTCGGCCTGGGAGGACACGTACTGGAGCCCCGCGATGAGGGCCGCCGCCTCGCGCGCGGAGAACCGCGGCGAGTCGTCGAGGGCCACCATGTGGGTGATCACGATCTGGTCGTTGTCCTCGAAGTCGTCCCAGGCGATGTCGAACAGGTCGCCGTGCTGGTACGAGGACGTGGATCCGGGCACGCCGGAGACCGCGATGAGGCGCACGGCCTGGCGGATCTGCTCGGCCGGCACCCGGAAGTGCGCGGCCGCCTGGGCGACGCCGACCCGGCCGTGGTCGGTGAGGTAGGGCACGAGGGCGAGCAGGAAGGCGAGCTTGTCCTGCGCCTGGAGCGGTGCGGCGCGGTCGGTCACGATGCGTCCCCCCGGTGGGCGGCGGCGGTCTCGGCGAGGCGGGCGCGCACGGCGTCGCGCAGCCGGGGCGGCGCGACGACGCGCGCCTCGGGGCCGAAGCCGGCCACCTCATCGGCGAACAGGTTGGTGTCGGAGTAGTGCACGCGCAGGCGCCCGTCGCCGAGGTCCTCGGTGTCGCGACGGCGGCGGAGGCGGATCTCGGCGTCGGACCCGGGGGCGACCGCCACCTCGCCGACGCCGTTCGCCCAGACCCGGTCGAGGTCGGCGAGGGCGCGCTCGGCGTGGTCCTCCCCCTCGGGGGTGAACGCGCGGCTCGTCACGCGCACGCGGTCGACGATGCGGGAGAGCAGGAAGGTGCGCGGGCCGTCGGCGTCCTGGTCGACGCCGTGCAGGTGCCAGCGTCCCTGGTGCTGCACGAGCGCGAGCGGCGCGACGGTGCGGGTCCGGGCGGTGCGCTCGCCGGGCTTGAGGTAGCCGAACGTGACGAGCACGTGCCGCTCCAGCGCGACGCTGAGCGGCCCGAACGCCGCCTCGCGGGTGCGGAGCCGCGGCGCGTAGCCGATGACCGGGTCGTCGGACTCGACGCCGAGCGAGCGCAGCTTGATGAGCGCGCGGCGCGACTCCCCCGACAGCGACCCCTCGCGCCACACCATGGCCGCGAGGTTGAGCAGCGTCGTCTCCTCCGGCGTGAACGACAGGTCGGCGGGCAGCTCGTAGGCGCCCCGCGGGATCCGGTAGCGGAGCAGCTGGTTGTTGCCCTCCTGGCCCGGGGACTCGACCGTCTCGAGCGGCACGCCGAGGTCGCGGATGTCGTCCTTGTCGCGCTCGAACTGGCGCTCCAGGTTCGCGTTGTCGCCGCCGGCCCGGTACCGCTGCCGGTATCCCTGGACGCTCGAGAGGACCTCGTTCTTGGTCAGGCCCTGCTCGGTGGCGAGCAGCGCCAGCACCAGGCTGAACAGCCGCTCCTCGACCGGCACGGCGGGGCGGGGGGATGACTCGGGCACTCGGATGTCCTCACGGTGGTGCAGCCCCCGGCCGGTGGCGATGCGCTTACTTGCTCGGCTTGCTCGTCCCGAGGATATCCACCACGTAGACGAGCGTGGAACCCGCGGGGACCTTGGCGGACGCCTGGTCGCCGAATCCGTCGGCGGGCGGGACCACCGCGATGACCTGGTCGCCCACGTGCTTGCCCACGAGGGCCTTGGCGAGCCCCGGGGTGACGACCACCGCGGAGGGCGCCGCCGACGCGCCGCCCGTGCTCGCCGTGGCGGGCACCTGGAGCGGGCCGCCGGCGGCCCAGCTGGATCCGAAGACGGCCTGCTTCTCGGCCGACGCGCTCGTGCCCCAGACGACGCCCGTGTACTGCATCGTGACGACGTCGCCCCCGGCCACCTCGTCGCCGTCGCCCGCGCGCAGCAGCGCGTCGCGGTACTCGGTGGGCGGCGTGCTCGGCGGGATCGTGACGCCCGGGACGCCGTCGTCGGTCGTGACGACCGAGGGGAAGCCGGCCTGCGCGGGACGCGGGTCGCCGGTGGCGCGCTCCGGGAAGGAGGACGTGATGTCGACGACGAGGACGAGGCCGTCCGTCGCCGCGAGCCCGCGGGAGGAGAGGTCCTGGCCCGGGAAGACGGCGGAGACGGGCACGGTGACGGCGAGGCGCGAGCCGACCGGCATGCAGGTCATGGCGTCCTCGAGGTACGGGAGCCCCTCGTGCAGCGACGCCGTGGTGAACACGTCCGACCCGGTGGTGCGGGAGTTCGGGGCGACGCGGGCGTAGTCCGCGAGCGTCTCGCCCGTCTTCCCGTCGACGATGGAGGCCGCCGCGGTGATGCCCTGGTGCGGCTGCACCCGCGCGCCGTCGCCCTCGACGAGGACGGACACCTCGGTGCCCGAGGGCTTGAGCGGGGTCGGGAACGTGACGGACGCCGGCGCGCTGCCGACGTCGCCCGTGGCGGTGACCGTGCTCGACGAGGTGCCGGGCTGCCCGAGGGGCGTGCAGTCGGCCGCGGAACCGGATCCGGAGCCCGAGGGGCTGCAGGCGGCGAGCGACAGGACGATCCCTGCGCAGACGGTGAGCGCGGCGGAACGGCGCACGTGACTCCTCTTTCGATGGTGGGGGCGGCCGGCACGCACCCGCGTGATCGGCCCTGTCATCCTAGGCGGTGGGGTCGGCGGGCTCCGGCGCATCGCCCGGGACCTCGGGAGCGGCGGCGCCGTCCGCCTCGGCCGCGTCGCGCGCGCCGGCCAGCTCGGCCCCGTGCTCCGCGATGCGGACGCGCTTGCGCAGGACCTTGTCGCTGACGCGCCGCTCGCCGAGCGATCCGGGGGTCCAGGCCTCCATGTCCTCGTCGCTGAAGTCGGACTTCGAGGCGCGGCGCTTGAGCTGCGGGAGGACGGATCCGGGCGCGAGGCGCCGGGCGGTGATGAGGAAGCCGGTGTGCCCGATCATCCGGTGCTCGGGGCGGACCGCGAGGCCCTCGACGTGCCAGCCGCGGATCATCGTCTCGCTCGCGTCGGGGTTCGTGAACAGGCCCGTGTCGCGCAGCGCCTCGGCGACGCGCGACAGCTGCGTGACCGTGGCCACGTAGCAGAGCAGCACGCCGCCGGGCGTGAGGGCCTCGGCGACCGCGACGACGCACTCCCACGGGGCGAGCATGTCGAGGACGACGCGGTCGACGGAGTGCGGCTCGGTGACGGTCGGCAGCGCCTCGGCGAGGTCGCCGAGCGTGATCGACCAGTTCTCCGGGCTGTGCCCGAAGTAGCTCGAGACGTTGCCGCGGGCGACGTCGGCGAACTCCTCGCGGCGCTCGAAGGAGAGCAGCGTGCCGGTGGGGCCGAGGGCGCGCAGCAGCCACATGGAGAGCGCGCCGGATCCGACGCCCGCCTCCACGACCGTGGCGCCCGGGAACACGTCGGCGAGGCCGAGGATCTGGGCGGCGTCCTTGGGGTAGATGATCGCGGCGCCGCGGGGCATCGACATGACGACGTCCGACAGGAGCGGCCGGAGCGCGAGGCACTCGACCCCCGCGCTGTTCGTGACGACGCTGCCGTCGGGGAGGCCGATGAGGTCGTCGTGGTCGATCATGCCCCGGTGGGTGTGGAACACCTTGCCGGGCTCGAGCAGGATCGTGTTGAGGCGGCCCTTGGGGCCGGTGAGCTGCACGCGGTCGCCCGCGCGGAAGGGGCCGCTGAAGCGCGCGGCCGCGGTGTCGACGGTCATGCGCGCACCTCGTCGCGGGTCGGGGCGACGGCATGGCGCGCGTCGTGGGCGGCCTCGACGTCGGCGAGCGTGCGGCCGGCGAGCGTGTCCCAGAGGACGTAGGCGTCGTCGGCGGGCAGGGGGACGTGGTGCGGGACGGCGATCACGGTGGCGCCGGCGGCCACGGCGGAGGCGACCCCGGGGACCGAGTCCTCGATGGCGACGCAGTCGCGGATGTCGACGCCGAGCAGGTCGGCGGCGGCGAGGTACGCCTCGGGGTGCGGCTTGCTGCGGGCGACGTCGTCGCCGGCGACCACGTGGTCGAACGCGTCGAAGGGCACGGCGTCGGCGACCTGGCGGGCCATGCGGCCGATGCTCATGGTGACGAGCGCGGTGGGGACGCCGGCCTCGCGGATGGCGCGCAGGAGCTCGCGCGCGCCGGGGCGCCACGGCACCTCGACGAGGATCTGCTCCATCACGCGGTCGCTGAGGCGGTCGATGATCTCGCCCACGGGCAGGTCGACGCCGGCCTCCTGGAGGATGCGCGCGGAGTCGGGCAGTCCGTTGCCGACGAGGCGGAGCCCGTCCTCGTGCGTCCACGTGCCGCCGAACGAGCCGACCAGCGCCTCCTCCGCCACCATCCAGTAGGGCTCGGTGTCCACGATGGTGCCGTCCATGTCCCAGAGGACGGCCGCGGGTCTGTTGCTGATCACGGGGAGCGAGTCTATCGGGGGGCCGCCGCGTCCTAGGATCGTACGACGACCGCCGGCCGGGCGGACGGGGACGGGAGTCACGTGGCGGATGCCGAGAGGTTCGTGAGCGGACGGCTGCTGGTCGTCGCCTTCGAGGGCTGGAACGACGCGGGCGAGGCGGCCAGCGGGGCGGTCCGGGCGCTCAAGGAGCTGCTCGACCTCGAGGCGGTGTCGTCCGTGGATCCCGAGGACTACTTCGACTTCCAGTTCAACCGCCCCACCATCGGCTTCGCCGAGGACGGCACCCGCGAGCTCGAGTGGCCGGGCGCCACGCTCTACGGCCCGAAGGACCCCCGACGACCCGCCCAGGACCTCGCCGCCGACGCGCAGCTCGGCGTGAGCGGCGACAACGGCGGCAGCATCCACCTCCTCCTCGGCGTCGAGCCGTCGCGGCACTGGACGGCGTTCACCGCCGAGGTGCTCGACGCCGCCCGGGCCGCCGGGGTGGAGGGCGTCGTGCTGCTCGGCGCGCTGCTCGCCGACGTGCCGCACACGCGGCCGATCACGGTCTTCTCCACGAGCGAGAACGCGGACGTCCGCGCCGAGCTCGGCATCGAGCGGAGCACGTACGAGGGCCCCGTCGGGATCCTCAGCATCATCGCCCAGCGCGCCGAGGAGATGGGCATGCCCACGGTCTCGCTCTGGGCGTCGGTCCCCCACTACGTGCACAGCGCGCCGTCGCCGAAGGCCACGCTCGCGCTCATCGACAAGCTCGAGGAGATGGTCGACGTGGTGATCCCGCGCGGCGAGCTCATCGAGGAGGCCGCCACGTGGGAGGCCGGGATCGACCAGCTGGCGGGCGAGGACGAGGACATGGCGTCCTACATCCAGCAGCTCGAGCAGGCGCGCGACACGGTCGACTCCCCCGAGGCGAGCGGCGAGGCCATCGCGCAGGAGTTCGAGAAGTACCTCCGCCGGGGCGACGGGCCGCGCGGACGCGGCGACGACCGGCCGGACGAGCCGTGGCGCCCCCGCGAGCCGAAGGACCCGAAGGAGCCGTAGGAGCCGTAGGCCCCGGAGGCCGGGACCGGCGGCTCCTCCCGCGCGGCGCCGCGCGGGCACGGGCCGTCGCGGAGGTCAGGCCGCCGGGCTCCCCAGCCGCACGCCGAGGAGCGCGTCGACGGCCTCGACCTCGACGGGCGCGGCGGGCACGCCCGTGGCCACGCGGAGGTCGACCAGCAGCAGCGCGCCGGGGGTGTCCAGGTCGTCGGCCAGGCGCTCGCGGACGAGGTGCACCAGCTCGCCGGGCTCCCCGGGCTCCCCAGCTACGACGTCGGCGTCGGCGTCGGCGTCGGCCGACGGCGTCGCGTCGGCGGCCCAGGCGTCCCACGCGGCGAGCCGGGCGACGGACTCCTCCAGGAGCGCGTCCGTCCACTCCCAGTCGGCGCGGTAGTGCTGCGCGAGGAGCGCGAGGCGGATGGCGCGCGGATCCACGCCCGCGGCCCGCAGGCGCGACACGAGCACGAGGTTGCCGAGCGACTTGCTCATCTTCTCGCCCTGGTAGGCGACCATGCCGGAGTGCGCGTAGACGCACGCGAAGTCCTCGCCGGTGAGGGCGGAGGCATGGCCGGCGGACATCTCGTGGTGCGGGAAGATCAGGTCGCTGCCACCGCCCTGAACGGTGACCGGGCGGTCGAGCTTCCGCAGGGCGATGACCGCGCACTCGATGTGCCAGCCGGGCCGGCCGCGGCCGACGACGCTGTCCCACGCGGGCTCGCCCGCGCGCTCGGCGCGCCACAGCAGCGGATCCAGCGGGTCGCGCTTGCCGGGGCGGTCCGGGTCGCCGCCACGCTCGGCGGAGAGCACAGCCATGGTGTCGCGGTCGTAGCCGCTCTCGTCGCCGAGGGCCCACGGGCCGTCCTCGCCCGCGCGGGCGACGTCGAAGTAGAGGTCCCGGGCACCGGGCTCGGCGGCGTCCGGCGTCGCGACCGGGTACGCCGTGCCGCGGCGCACGAGCTCGGCGACCGCGGCCGCCACCTCGTCGACGACCTCCGTGACGCCGACGTAGGAGTCGGGCGGCAGGATCCGCAGCGCCTCCATGTCGGTGCGGAAGAGCTCGACCTGCTCGGCGGCGAGGTCGCGCCAGTCGACGCCCGTGGCCGTGGCGCGCTCCAACAGCGGGTCGTCGACGTCGGTCACGTTCTGCACGTAGGCGACGTCGTAGCCGCGGTCGAGCCACACGCGCTGCAGCGTGTCGAACGCGAGGTACGTGGACGCGTGGCCGAGGTGCGTGGCGTCGTAGGGGGTGATGCCGCAGACGTAGAGGCCCACGCGGCCGTCGCCCACGCACTCGGCGGGGCGCACGGATCCGGTGCTCGTGTCGTGCAGGTGCGGGACGGGCGGCTCCCCCGGGACGGCGGGGACGGCGGGGCGTGACCAGGCGCGCACGGGATCAGGCCGCGATCGCGCCCGTGCCCAGCAGCACGAGCAGCACGACGCCGAGGGCGACGCGGTAGACGACGAAGGGCATGAACGTGCGCGTGGAGATGTAGCGCATGAGGCCGGCGATGACCGCGAGGCCGACGACGAAGGCGATGAGCGTCGCGACCGCGGTCTGCCCGGCGCCCGCCTGCCCGGTCTCGTCGAAGCTCTTCACGAGCTCGTAGAGGCCGCTGCCGAACACCGCCGGCACCGCGAGGAGGAACGAGTACTCCGCCGCGACCGGGCGGGCGTAGCCGAACGCGCGCGCCGCCGTCGTGGTCGCGCCCGAGCGCGAGACGCCGGGCACGAGGGCGAGCGCCTGGGCGATGCCGATGCTCACGCCGTGCCCGTAGGTCATGTCCTTCTCCCCGCGATCGCTGCGGCTGTACCGGTCGGCGAGGCCGAGCAGGATGCCGAACACGATGAGCACGATCGCGACGATCCAGAGGGAGCGGAAGGTGCTGCGGATCGTGTCCTGGAAGAGGTAGCCCGCGATGCCGATGGGGATGGTGCCGATGATGACGAGCCAGCCCATGCGCACGTCCGGGTCGCCCTTCGGCATGCCGCCGCGGAGCGAGCGGGACCAAGCCGACAGGACCTTGCCGATGCGCTTGCGGAAGAACACCACGACCGCGAGCTCCGTGCCGAGCTGCGTGATGGCGGTGAACGTGGCGCCCGGGTCGCCGCCCATGAAGAGCCCGGCGATGCGGAGGTGCGCGCTCGAGGAGATGGGCAGGAACTCGGTCAGGCCCTGGACGAGGCCCAGGATGATCGCCTCGAGATAGCTCAAACGGGTGCTCCAAGTGTCGGGTGGCCCACCTGGGGCTCGGTTCTAGTACGTCAGGAGGAGGTCGCGGAGGACCTGCCTCCCGAAGACTAGTGCGTCGAGCGGGACGCGCTCGTCGACGCCGTGGAACATCGCCGGGAAGTCCATCGAGGCCGGGAGCTTGAGCGGCGCGAAGCCGTATCCGGTGATCCCGAGGAGGCTGAGGGCCTTGTTGTCCGTGCCCCCGGAGAGCATGTACGGCAGCACCTCGGCGTCGGGGTCGTGCGTCCCGAGGGTGGCGACCATGGCGTCGACGAGCGGACCGTCGAACGGGTTCTCGAGGCCGACGTCCTGGTGCACGATGCGCACCTCGACGCCCTCGCCCGCGAGCTCGCGGACGCGCGCGAGCACCTGGTCCTCCTCGCCCGGGAGCACCCGGATGTCGACGAGCGCCTCGGCGGTGTCGGGGATCACGTTGTGCTTGTAGCCGGCGGCGAGGAGCGTCGGGTTCGTGGTGGTGCGGAGCGTCGCGGCGATGAACTTGGACGCCGTGCCCGTGGCGATCGCCAGGTCGTCCGGGGTGACCTGCGTCGGGTCGGCGCCGACGATGCGGGCGATCTCGTCGAGCAGCTGACGCGTGGTGTCGGTGAGGTGGACGGGCCACTCCTCCATGCCGATGCGCGCGACCGCGCCCGCGAGCCGGGTGACGGCGTTGTCGCGGTTGACCTGCGAGCCATGGCCCGCGGTGCCGGTGGCGACCAGGCGGATCCAGATGAGCGCCTTCTCCCCCGTCTGCAGCAGGTACGCGCGCTTGCCCGCCAGGTCGATCGAGTAGCCGCCGACCTCGCTGATGGCCTCGGTCGCGCCGGCGAACCACTCGGGGCGGTTCTCGACGACGTAGGCGGAGCCGAGCACGCCGCCGGCCTCCTCGTCGGAGAAGAAGCCCATGATGAGGTCGCGCTCGGGTGCGCGGCCCGAGGTGATGATCTCCTGCAACGCGGTGATCATCATCGCGTCCATGTTCTTCATGTCGACCGCGCCGCGGCCCCAGAGCATGCCGTCCTTGATCACGCCGCCGAACGGGTCGACGGACCAGTTCGCGGGGTCGGCGGGGACGACGTCGAGGTGGCCGTGCACGACGAGCGCGGGCTTGTCGCGGTTGCGGCCCGGGATGCGCGCGAGGACGCTCGTGCGACCGGGCGCCGCGTCGATCAGCTCCGGCTTCAGCCCAAGGTCCAGCAGGTGCTGCTCGACGTACTCGGCGGCCTCCGTCTCCCCCTCCGACCGGCCCTCGCCGTGGTTGGTCGTGTCGAACCGGATGAGGTCGCGGGCGATCCGGGCGGTGGCGTCGAGGTCGTCGGGGAGCGTGTCGGTCATGGGTCCACGCTATCGAGGCCGGGCACGGGCGTCCGGCCCGCGGGTGGTCGAGAGGCCTCCCGAGCCGTGCTAATGTCGTCTCTCGGCAGCCGGAGACGGCGGGCCGCACATCCTGTCCGGATGGCGGAATTGGTAGACGCGCTAGCTTGAGGTGCTAGTGCCCGTATTAGGGCGTGGGGGTTCAAGTCCCCCTTCGGACACACACGAGAGCCGGTCGGATCCTTCGGGATCCGGCCGGCTCTCTCTTTCTCCTCGTCGCCGCGGGCGACGACCGCGCGCCCGTTCCCGGGCTCCTCGGCCGGCGTCGGGCTACAGTCGCACTCGGCCCGCACGAGGCCACCGGACCCGAGAGCGAGATCGCATGACCGTCGTCGACAGCGCCGTGTACGTCCAGGGGGTCCGCACCGCGGATCCGGAGAGCCTCGACGAGACGTTCGAGGTGCTGCGCGAACGCCGGGGCCTCGCCTGGATCGGCCTCTACCGGCCGGACGCCGACGAGCTCCGCCACGTCGCGGACGAGTTCGGGCTGCACCCGCTGGCCGTCGAGGACGCCCTCACCGGCCACCAGCGCTCGAAGATGGAGCGCTACGGCGACACGTGGTTCGTCGTCCTCCGGCCCGCCCGCTACGTCGACGCCGACGAGCGCGTCGAGTTCGGCGAGCTGCACGTGTTCGTGGGCCCCGACTTCGTGGTCACCATCCGCCACGCCGAGTCGCCCGACCTGTCCGCCGTCCGCCGCCGCCTGGAGGACGACCCCGAGCTGCTCGGGCTCGGCGCCACCGCCGTGCTCTACGCGATCCTCGACCAGGTCGTCGACGAGTACGGCCCCGTCGCCGCGGGCCTCGAGGACGACGTGGACGAGATCGAGGACCAGATCTTCGGCGCCGACCCCGACGTCTCCCGCCGCATCTACGCCCTGATGCGCGAGGTCACCGCCTTCCAGCGCGCGACTGCGCCCCTCGGCGCCATGCTCGACGACCTGCGGGTCACCGCCGAGCGGCGCGATGTGGACCTGGAGCTCCGACGGGGCTTCCGCGACGTCCACGACCACGTCATCCGCGTCGCCGAGCGGGCCGACGCATTCCGCACGCTGCTGCAGAACGCGCTCACGGTGCACACGACCCTCGTGGGCCAGCGCCAGAACGACGAGATGAAGCGGCTCACCGAGACGAGCCTCGCGCAGAACGACCAGGTCAAGCGGATCTCGTCCTGGGCCGCGATCCTCTTCGCGCCCACGCTGGTCGGCACCATCTACGGCATGAACTTCACCAACATGCCGGAGCTGAAGTGGACCTACGGCTACCCGCTCGCGCTCGGCCTCATGGTCGTGATGGGCGGCATCCTCTACGCCGCGTTCCGGAAGCGCGGCTGGATCTGATCCCCGGGCCGGTCGGCCGTCCGCCGCGCCGATAGGGTGACGGGATGCGCGTCGTCGTCATCGGAGCCACCGGCCACATCGGGACCTTCCTCGTCCCCCGCCTCGTCGACTCCGGCCACGACGTCGTCGCCGTCAGCCGCGGCACCCGCGAGCCCTACCGCGGGTCCCCGCTCTGGGATCGCGTCGAGCGCGTCACGGCGGACCGCGACGCCGAGGACGCCGCCGGCACCTTCGCCGAGCGGATCGCGGCGCTCGCGCCCGAGGTCGTGATCGACCTCGTGTGCTTCACGCCCGAGTCGGCGCGCCACCTCGTCGAGGGGCTGCGCGGCCGCATCCGCCACCTCGTCCACGTCGGCAGCATCTGGACCCACGGCCTGAGCGCCGCGCTCCCCCTCCGCGAGGACGACCCCAAGGAGCCGTTCGGCGAGTACGGCGTGCGGAAGGCCGAGATCGAGCGGTACCTGATCCACGAGTCGCGGTCGGGCGGCGTGCCGTCCACGGTGGTGCACCCCGGCCACATCAGCGGCGGCGGCTGGCCCGTCATCACACCCGTCGGCAACCTCGATCCCGCCGTCTGGACCGCGCTCGCCACGGGCGCGCCCCTCGCCGTGCCGGGATCCGGCAGCGAGACCATGCACCACGTGCACGCCGACGACGTCGCGCAGGTGGTGCAGCTGGCCGTCGTGAACCGCGAGACGGCCGTGGGCGAGAGCTTCCACGCCGTCTCCGAGCGCGCCCTGTCCGTCCGCGGTTTCGCCCACGCCGCCGCGGCCTGGTTCGGCCGCGAGCCCGAGCTCGAGCACCTCGACTGGGACGGCTTCCGGGCGCGCACGGACCCGGAGCACGCGGACGCCAGCTGGGAGCACCTCAGCCGCAGCCACGTCGCCAGCATCGAGAAGGCGCGGGACGTGCTCGGCTACGCGCCGCGGTACACGAGCGAGGAGGCGGCCCGCGAGGCCGTCGAGTGGATGGTGCGGTCGGGCGAGCTGGACGTGCCGCTCCCCCGCTGAGCGCGCGAGGATACGACGCCCCCGGCGTCCCGGCTCCCGCCGCGCGACGTCAGACGAAGCGCGCGTCGAGCACGAGCCGGGTGCGGACCGCGAGCAGGCGCTCGGGCTCCATCGCGGTGAGGCCGGGCAGTCCCTGGGCGACGTGGTCGGCCAGCAGCGTGCGCGCGACGGCGTAGGCCGGGATCGCGTGCGGGTCGTCGGCGCCGTGCAGGACGACCGGCGCCGCGCCGAGCACGCCCGAG
It encodes the following:
- a CDS encoding NAD-dependent epimerase/dehydratase family protein, which encodes MRVVVIGATGHIGTFLVPRLVDSGHDVVAVSRGTREPYRGSPLWDRVERVTADRDAEDAAGTFAERIAALAPEVVIDLVCFTPESARHLVEGLRGRIRHLVHVGSIWTHGLSAALPLREDDPKEPFGEYGVRKAEIERYLIHESRSGGVPSTVVHPGHISGGGWPVITPVGNLDPAVWTALATGAPLAVPGSGSETMHHVHADDVAQVVQLAVVNRETAVGESFHAVSERALSVRGFAHAAAAWFGREPELEHLDWDGFRARTDPEHADASWEHLSRSHVASIEKARDVLGYAPRYTSEEAAREAVEWMVRSGELDVPLPR